A genomic window from Cytobacillus suaedae includes:
- a CDS encoding manganese efflux pump — MSVTSVIGEFLTLFVMAFALGMDAFSVGLGMGLIQLRLKQIFYIGVTIGLFHVWMPLVGMTIGRFLSDKFGMIATIAGGILLLILGLQMILASFKDDDQRMITPVGFGLFIFALSVSLDSFSVGLSLGIYGARTIVTILMFGVVSMILTWMGLLLGRRVQGWFGSYSEALGGSILLAFGIKLLLPF; from the coding sequence TGATGGCATTTGCATTAGGAATGGATGCATTCTCGGTAGGACTTGGAATGGGTCTAATCCAACTTCGACTAAAGCAAATATTTTACATAGGTGTCACTATTGGTTTATTCCATGTTTGGATGCCCTTAGTGGGAATGACGATAGGTCGATTTTTATCTGATAAATTCGGGATGATTGCAACCATAGCTGGAGGAATTCTTTTGTTAATTCTAGGTTTGCAAATGATTCTTGCATCCTTTAAAGATGACGATCAGCGAATGATTACACCAGTCGGATTTGGATTATTTATATTTGCGCTTAGTGTAAGTTTGGACAGCTTCTCTGTTGGTCTAAGTCTTGGAATCTATGGAGCTAGAACCATTGTAACGATCCTCATGTTTGGGGTTGTTAGTATGATCCTTACTTGGATGGGTTTATTGCTCGGAAGACGTGTTCAAGGTTGGTTTGGGTCCTATAGTGAGGCGTTAGGCGGTAGTATCTTATTAGCCTTTGGCATTAAACTATTACTGCCGTTTTAA